Proteins encoded together in one Acholeplasma hippikon window:
- a CDS encoding CYTH domain-containing protein encodes MNMNIEIEFKTKIDKEKYEELLKEFSLEENVFKQTNYYFDTNNLDLNNKKMVLRIRQKRENQFKLTLKSQSEQSSFEYHVLLTEEQAKEMIKSGFHTKDFFDQIDFFVNFQTSLDNYRASTPYEVGTLFFDRNEYCGLTDYEIEYEVDHFETGLEEFNKFLAKHNIEFKSTKRKSERALSCIIPR; translated from the coding sequence ATGAACATGAATATTGAAATTGAATTTAAAACAAAAATTGATAAAGAAAAGTATGAAGAATTACTAAAAGAATTCTCACTAGAAGAAAATGTATTTAAACAAACCAACTACTATTTTGATACAAATAATCTAGATCTTAACAATAAAAAAATGGTTTTACGTATTCGTCAAAAACGTGAAAATCAATTTAAATTAACTTTAAAATCACAAAGCGAACAGAGTTCATTTGAGTATCACGTACTCTTAACTGAAGAACAAGCAAAAGAAATGATCAAAAGTGGTTTCCATACAAAAGACTTCTTTGATCAAATTGATTTCTTTGTAAACTTCCAAACTTCTTTAGACAATTACAGAGCTTCTACACCTTATGAAGTAGGAACATTATTCTTTGATAGAAACGAATACTGTGGATTAACTGATTATGAAATTGAATATGAAGTTGATCACTTTGAAACAGGATTAGAAGAATTCAATAAATTCCTAGCAAAACATAACATTGAATTTAAATCAACAAAACGCAAGAGCGAACGCGCATTAAGCTGTATTATTCCAAGATAG
- a CDS encoding KH domain-containing protein, which translates to MAVDFDKLIKQIVVPLVVSPDDVHVKTLSDEDGLVHVQLLVNEADLGRVIGKGGKIASAIRTIVYAGASKEGKRVHLDIDAY; encoded by the coding sequence ATGGCAGTTGATTTTGACAAATTAATCAAACAAATAGTTGTGCCATTAGTAGTTTCCCCGGATGACGTTCATGTTAAAACTTTATCCGATGAAGACGGATTAGTTCATGTTCAACTACTTGTTAACGAAGCTGATCTTGGAAGAGTAATCGGAAAAGGTGGAAAAATTGCAAGTGCAATCCGTACAATCGTTTATGCTGGTGCTTCAAAAGAAGGAAAACGAGTACACTTAGATATTGATGCGTATTAA
- the trmD gene encoding tRNA (guanosine(37)-N1)-methyltransferase TrmD, whose amino-acid sequence MKIDIITIFPNFFDQFLTTSKIKHAIQDGAVEINIHDLRQYSDLKGGRVDDTPYGGGAGMLMTFPPFYNLLKKLQTEDTHTVFLSPQGNVFNQQTATKWSIEKKHIILICGHYEGIDERVLNFVDEEISIGDYVLTGGEIPAMVITDAVTRLLPGVLNEASYIDDSHQQGLLKYPQYTKPEEYEGYRIPEVLKSGHHENIRKWRLYMSLKNTLIKRSDLIDKKTLNKEESKILNQVKKDIETK is encoded by the coding sequence GTGAAAATAGATATTATTACAATATTTCCGAATTTTTTCGATCAATTCTTAACAACTTCTAAAATCAAACATGCAATTCAAGATGGTGCAGTTGAAATTAACATTCATGATTTAAGACAATACTCTGACCTTAAAGGTGGAAGAGTTGATGATACACCATATGGTGGTGGTGCAGGAATGCTCATGACATTTCCTCCGTTTTATAACTTATTAAAGAAATTACAAACGGAAGATACACATACAGTATTCTTATCACCTCAAGGCAATGTATTTAATCAACAAACTGCGACAAAGTGGAGTATTGAAAAGAAACATATTATTCTAATATGTGGACATTATGAAGGTATTGATGAGCGCGTCTTAAATTTTGTTGATGAAGAAATTTCAATAGGTGATTATGTTTTAACTGGTGGTGAAATCCCAGCAATGGTGATTACTGATGCAGTTACAAGATTATTACCAGGTGTCTTAAATGAGGCGTCTTATATTGATGATTCACATCAACAAGGATTGTTAAAATATCCACAGTATACTAAACCAGAAGAATACGAAGGATATAGAATCCCAGAAGTCTTAAAATCAGGGCATCATGAAAACATACGTAAATGGCGTTTATACATGAGTTTAAAAAATACACTCATCAAACGTTCAGACTTGATTGATAAAAAGACATTAAATAAAGAAGAATCTAAGATTCTTAACCAAGTTAAAAAAGATATTGAAACAAAATAA
- the spx gene encoding transcriptional regulator Spx, which produces MITIYTTPSCSSCRKAKKWLDEHKVPYEEKNLFNHRISDLDIELMLNHAENGFDDIISTRSKIFKEQELEVEDMSVSELKSFIISHPSVLKRPIIVDSKRMQVGYNDEEIRVFIPKKLREMIMRENSEEDFTHYQETLSRYFATVDSTEVEDEE; this is translated from the coding sequence ATGATTACAATTTATACGACTCCCAGCTGCTCATCATGTAGAAAGGCCAAAAAGTGGTTAGACGAACACAAAGTGCCTTATGAAGAGAAAAACCTATTTAATCACCGTATCAGTGATTTAGATATAGAGTTAATGTTGAATCATGCTGAAAATGGATTTGACGATATTATTTCAACACGCTCTAAAATCTTTAAAGAACAAGAGTTAGAAGTTGAAGATATGTCTGTTTCAGAATTAAAGTCATTTATTATCAGTCACCCGTCTGTTCTAAAAAGACCTATCATCGTAGATTCTAAGCGTATGCAAGTTGGTTACAATGATGAGGAAATTAGAGTCTTTATTCCAAAGAAACTAAGAGAAATGATTATGCGTGAAAACTCTGAAGAGGACTTCACTCACTATCAAGAGACACTTAGTCGATATTTTGCAACAGTAGATAGCACAGAAGTAGAAGATGAAGAATAA
- the pepF gene encoding oligoendopeptidase F — protein MSKWNLSVFYPNDEAWLKDFELLKTEIQKFSEFEGKLGDFENFKKYHEFDEYITKLIYKVYPYASLGSDLNLKDTEKMTKIRQVSIVLGQLSQITSFISPEIISLGREKVMSFVEQDEFLKPYKFPYEKLFRGESHVLSSKEESVISNYAPIGNVAAQLYQSLAVIDRTDKTITLSNGKEVLVTQAGYRALIEEADNAIDRELIFKTLYERYVDNKSAFAETYNLVLQRANANVKNRKYESALDAALFGNNIPKSVFLNLKDAAYENTAPLKRYIEIRKKALGIKDYKTWDRFIPLAKNDKKYPYEQAKQLFLESIKNFPAEFVKNQIEAVADGYVDAYPQDGKRTGAYSSSMYGHHPFILLNHNDTLDSVFTLAHEAGHSAHSIFSDAAQPMPISDYTIFVAEIASTFNEHALLDYLLTKAETKEEKIELLTMSIDNIHSTFYRQTLFATYEYEANKLVEEGKPINDAVLSKIMIDLYQHYYGLDITKEPGKQYVWAYIPHLFRTPFYVYQYATSFSASLKIYENIKNNVPHAFDNYIAMLKTGGSMYPVDEAKIAGADLTDKNTFLAVVNRLESLLDQLEAVLNS, from the coding sequence ATGTCTAAATGGAATTTATCGGTCTTTTATCCAAACGATGAAGCATGGTTAAAAGATTTTGAATTATTAAAAACTGAAATTCAAAAGTTTAGTGAATTTGAAGGAAAACTAGGTGACTTCGAAAATTTCAAAAAATATCATGAATTTGATGAATATATCACTAAATTAATTTACAAGGTTTATCCTTATGCAAGCCTAGGTTCAGACCTAAACTTAAAAGATACAGAAAAGATGACTAAGATTAGACAAGTTTCAATTGTCTTAGGTCAACTATCTCAAATCACTTCTTTTATTTCTCCTGAAATTATTAGTTTAGGAAGAGAAAAAGTAATGTCATTTGTTGAACAAGATGAGTTCTTAAAGCCATATAAATTCCCATATGAAAAATTATTCCGTGGAGAATCACATGTCTTAAGTTCTAAAGAAGAATCAGTTATCTCTAACTATGCTCCAATTGGAAACGTTGCTGCTCAACTTTACCAATCATTAGCAGTTATTGATAGAACAGATAAAACAATTACTTTATCAAATGGTAAAGAAGTGTTAGTTACGCAAGCTGGATATCGTGCATTAATTGAAGAAGCTGACAATGCTATAGATAGAGAATTAATCTTTAAGACTTTATATGAACGCTATGTTGATAATAAATCAGCATTCGCAGAAACTTATAACTTAGTGTTACAACGTGCTAATGCTAATGTTAAAAATAGAAAATATGAATCAGCATTAGATGCTGCTTTATTTGGAAATAACATTCCTAAATCAGTATTCTTAAACTTAAAAGATGCTGCTTATGAAAATACAGCACCATTAAAACGCTATATCGAAATTCGTAAGAAAGCTTTAGGTATTAAAGATTATAAGACTTGGGATCGTTTCATTCCATTAGCTAAAAACGATAAGAAATATCCATATGAACAAGCTAAACAATTATTCTTAGAATCAATTAAAAACTTCCCAGCTGAATTTGTTAAAAATCAAATTGAAGCAGTTGCTGATGGATATGTAGATGCTTATCCACAAGATGGAAAACGTACAGGTGCTTATTCTTCAAGTATGTATGGCCATCACCCATTCATTTTATTAAATCATAACGATACATTAGATTCAGTCTTCACACTTGCTCACGAAGCAGGGCACTCAGCACACTCAATCTTCTCAGATGCTGCACAACCAATGCCAATTTCCGATTACACAATTTTTGTTGCTGAAATTGCTTCTACTTTCAATGAACATGCATTATTAGATTACTTATTAACTAAAGCTGAAACTAAAGAAGAAAAGATTGAATTATTAACAATGTCAATTGATAATATTCACTCAACATTCTATCGTCAAACATTATTTGCTACTTATGAATACGAAGCAAATAAACTTGTTGAAGAAGGTAAACCAATCAATGATGCTGTCTTAAGTAAGATTATGATTGACCTTTACCAACACTACTACGGTTTAGATATTACAAAAGAACCAGGTAAACAATATGTATGGGCATATATCCCTCACTTATTTAGAACACCATTCTACGTATATCAATATGCAACATCATTCTCAGCATCATTAAAGATTTATGAAAACATCAAAAACAATGTTCCACATGCATTCGATAACTATATTGCAATGTTAAAAACAGGTGGTTCAATGTACCCAGTCGATGAAGCTAAAATTGCTGGTGCAGACTTAACTGACAAGAACACATTCTTAGCAGTTGTTAACCGTTTAGAATCATTACTTGATCAATTAGAAGCAGTATTAAACTCTTAA
- the tyrS gene encoding tyrosine--tRNA ligase, translated as MNLFDELVWRGMVKDVSNLDEARKMLNERSVKFYVGYDPTGESLTVGHMVQIVRMRYLQKHGHIPVVLIGGATGLIGDPRETSERKMLTVENSLHNAGKIEKQIRSLMPENTIFVNNYDWISKVDVISFLRDYGKNFNVAYMLAKDTVQKRIETGISYTEFSYMILQSMDWLHLYQTLDVKIQFGGSDQWGNITSGLELIRKVVGENDAVGLSSPLLLKADGTKFGKSESGALWLDKEMTSPYEMYQYFLNTSDNDIENYLKLLTLLEREEIIALLEESREKPELRFAQKRLAEEVVKFVHGEKELEVAQMVTDALFSGDFSKLDESAYQQLEKVLDVVKLNNEMNIVEALNASKLSSSNREAREFIQSGAVTVNGSKVSETNLMMNDIPLAYNKYVILRRGKKKYALGVF; from the coding sequence ATGAATTTATTTGATGAATTAGTATGGAGAGGGATGGTTAAAGACGTCTCAAATCTAGATGAAGCAAGAAAAATGTTAAATGAAAGAAGCGTTAAGTTCTATGTAGGATATGACCCAACTGGAGAATCACTAACTGTTGGACACATGGTTCAAATTGTTAGAATGCGTTATCTTCAAAAACACGGACATATTCCAGTTGTCTTAATTGGTGGGGCAACAGGTTTAATTGGAGACCCAAGAGAAACATCTGAACGTAAGATGTTAACTGTGGAAAACTCACTACATAATGCCGGAAAAATTGAAAAACAAATTAGAAGTTTAATGCCTGAAAACACAATCTTTGTGAATAACTATGATTGGATTTCAAAAGTAGATGTCATTAGTTTCTTACGTGATTACGGTAAGAACTTTAATGTTGCTTACATGTTAGCAAAAGATACAGTTCAAAAACGTATTGAAACAGGTATTTCATATACTGAATTCTCATACATGATCTTACAATCTATGGACTGGTTACATTTATATCAAACATTAGATGTTAAAATCCAATTTGGTGGTTCAGACCAATGGGGTAACATCACATCTGGTTTAGAGTTAATCAGAAAAGTTGTTGGTGAAAATGATGCAGTTGGTTTATCAAGCCCACTATTATTAAAGGCTGATGGCACAAAATTTGGTAAGAGTGAATCTGGCGCTTTATGGTTAGATAAAGAGATGACTAGCCCATATGAAATGTACCAATACTTCTTAAACACAAGTGACAATGATATTGAAAATTACTTAAAATTATTAACATTACTTGAAAGAGAAGAAATTATTGCCTTACTTGAAGAAAGTCGTGAGAAACCAGAATTAAGATTTGCACAAAAACGTTTAGCTGAAGAAGTTGTTAAATTCGTCCATGGAGAAAAAGAATTAGAAGTTGCTCAAATGGTAACAGACGCATTATTCTCAGGAGATTTTTCTAAGTTAGATGAATCAGCTTATCAACAATTAGAAAAAGTATTAGATGTTGTAAAATTAAACAACGAGATGAATATCGTTGAAGCATTAAACGCGTCTAAACTATCAAGCAGTAACAGAGAAGCACGTGAATTTATTCAATCTGGAGCAGTTACTGTAAATGGTTCTAAAGTATCTGAAACAAATTTAATGATGAATGACATTCCTTTAGCGTATAATAAATATGTCATCCTAAGAAGGGGAAAGAAAAAATACGCTTTAGGGGTATTTTAA
- the rplS gene encoding 50S ribosomal protein L19, producing the protein MAKLKGQALISAITSKYIQDRPSFKAGDTVKVFVKIKEGNKERIQLFEGLVIKRQGGGISETFTVRKVSNGVGVERTFPVHTPAIDRLEVVRVGIVRRAKLNYIRNLSAKAARIKEKRTV; encoded by the coding sequence ATGGCAAAGTTAAAAGGACAAGCTTTAATTTCTGCAATTACTTCTAAGTACATCCAAGATCGTCCAAGCTTCAAGGCTGGGGATACTGTTAAAGTATTCGTTAAGATCAAAGAAGGTAACAAAGAAAGAATTCAGTTATTCGAAGGTTTAGTTATTAAACGTCAAGGCGGTGGCATCTCAGAAACTTTCACAGTTCGTAAGGTTTCAAATGGGGTGGGTGTGGAAAGAACATTCCCAGTTCATACACCAGCTATCGATCGTTTAGAAGTAGTACGCGTAGGTATCGTTCGTCGTGCTAAGTTAAATTACATCCGTAATTTATCAGCTAAAGCTGCTAGAATCAAAGAAAAGAGAACAGTTTAA
- the rimM gene encoding ribosome maturation factor RimM (Essential for efficient processing of 16S rRNA), protein MMLYSIGKIVTTHGIKGEVKVLPDTDFNRFVKGAVVIVNGKELTINTVRTQNEYFLVSFEGYPTLTEVETLRGFEVFTKEEPTELGENEYHLPALIGLPVYTMDNTLVGEVDSVLELPQGHLLRVLTTEKKKVLIPFVKEFIKTVSDDGIWIDVIEGLL, encoded by the coding sequence ATGATGCTATATTCAATTGGTAAGATTGTTACAACTCACGGCATAAAAGGGGAAGTTAAAGTATTACCTGATACTGACTTTAATCGTTTTGTTAAAGGTGCTGTTGTGATTGTTAATGGTAAAGAATTAACTATTAATACAGTAAGAACACAAAATGAGTATTTCCTAGTAAGTTTTGAAGGGTATCCGACACTAACTGAAGTTGAAACTTTAAGAGGCTTCGAAGTCTTTACGAAAGAAGAACCAACTGAGTTAGGAGAAAACGAATATCATTTACCAGCATTAATTGGATTACCTGTTTATACAATGGATAATACATTAGTCGGTGAAGTTGATTCAGTTTTAGAGTTACCACAAGGACACTTATTAAGAGTTTTAACAACTGAGAAGAAGAAAGTTCTAATCCCATTTGTTAAAGAATTTATTAAGACAGTTTCAGATGATGGTATATGGATTGATGTGATTGAGGGATTACTGTGA
- a CDS encoding DUF2129 domain-containing protein, with translation MQIERQAYIVDFVGKEVPKKLEKMDINLVYVSKKANYAIVYFDRAKGEKLLLTQLQNVKGFIGVHPSLLFNEEANI, from the coding sequence ATGCAAATTGAAAGACAAGCATATATCGTAGATTTCGTTGGAAAAGAAGTTCCAAAGAAATTAGAAAAAATGGATATCAATTTAGTTTACGTTTCAAAGAAGGCTAATTACGCAATCGTATACTTTGATAGAGCAAAGGGCGAGAAGCTTTTATTAACACAATTACAGAATGTAAAAGGCTTTATTGGGGTCCATCCATCCTTATTATTTAATGAAGAAGCCAATATTTAA
- the trpS gene encoding tryptophan--tRNA ligase, which translates to MKRLVSGIKPTGELTLGNYIGAIKQFVKLQDELEDTEFFIFIADLHAITTPQDKQLLKKRVRDIAAMYVACGLDPKKVNLFVQSEVLEHPLLGYIMESTAYIGEMERMTQYKDKKQKQTEGIRTSLLTYPALMAADILLYDANLVPVGQDQVQHLELTRTLAERFNSQYGETFVVPEGFTPKVGAKIKSLQDPTKKMSKSDAETPKAYILLQDDINQIKNKIRSAVTDSDAKIKFDEKNKPGISNLLTIYSAITDMPIKDIEEKYKNETSYASFKEDLANIVADHIKRIQDRYKELINSKELDEILDNGAMKASFVAKRKMAKVLSRIGLQRKK; encoded by the coding sequence ATGAAAAGACTTGTATCAGGTATTAAACCAACAGGAGAATTAACACTCGGAAACTACATCGGAGCAATCAAACAATTCGTTAAACTTCAAGATGAATTAGAAGATACTGAATTCTTTATTTTCATTGCTGACCTTCATGCAATTACAACCCCACAAGATAAACAATTATTAAAAAAACGTGTTCGTGACATAGCAGCAATGTATGTTGCCTGCGGCTTAGATCCTAAAAAAGTTAATCTATTCGTCCAATCTGAAGTATTAGAACACCCATTATTAGGTTATATCATGGAGTCTACTGCTTACATTGGTGAAATGGAAAGAATGACTCAATATAAAGATAAAAAACAAAAACAAACCGAAGGTATTCGTACATCATTACTAACTTATCCAGCTTTAATGGCTGCAGATATTTTATTATATGATGCAAACTTAGTACCTGTTGGACAAGACCAAGTTCAACACTTAGAGTTAACACGCACACTTGCTGAACGTTTCAACTCACAATACGGTGAAACATTTGTTGTTCCTGAAGGCTTTACACCAAAAGTTGGTGCGAAGATTAAGAGCCTTCAAGATCCTACAAAGAAAATGAGTAAATCAGATGCTGAAACACCTAAAGCTTATATCTTACTTCAAGACGATATTAATCAAATAAAGAATAAAATTCGTTCTGCTGTTACTGACTCAGATGCGAAAATCAAATTTGATGAGAAAAATAAGCCAGGTATTTCAAACCTCTTAACAATCTACTCAGCAATCACTGATATGCCAATTAAAGATATTGAAGAAAAATATAAGAATGAAACAAGTTACGCATCCTTTAAAGAAGATTTAGCCAATATTGTTGCAGACCACATCAAGCGCATACAGGATAGATATAAAGAATTAATCAACTCTAAAGAGTTAGATGAAATTCTAGACAATGGCGCTATGAAGGCATCCTTCGTAGCCAAAAGAAAGATGGCCAAAGTACTCTCTCGCATTGGCCTTCAAAGAAAAAAGTGA
- the rpsP gene encoding 30S ribosomal protein S16, producing MAVKLRLQRFGQHKRPFYRIVAADAKAPRDGKFLDIVGTYEPIKGDVQVNSEKVAKWIENGAQPTDTVKSLFKKFNISSK from the coding sequence ATGGCAGTTAAATTACGTTTACAACGCTTTGGTCAACATAAGAGACCTTTCTACAGAATCGTAGCAGCAGATGCTAAAGCACCAAGAGATGGTAAATTCTTAGATATCGTTGGTACTTATGAACCAATCAAAGGCGACGTTCAAGTGAATTCAGAAAAAGTTGCTAAATGGATTGAAAATGGTGCACAACCAACAGATACAGTTAAGAGCTTATTCAAAAAATTCAACATTTCAAGCAAATAA
- the gap gene encoding type I glyceraldehyde-3-phosphate dehydrogenase — protein sequence MAIKVAINGFGRIGRLAFRLMSDNPAFDIVAINDLSDAETLAYLLKYDTAQGQFKGHEVSFEGDKLIVDGKAITIYAQKDPATLPWGQLGIDVVLESTGLFTSADKAGAHIQAGAKKVVISAPATGEGIKTIVYNVNDNILDGSETIVSGASCTTNALAPVAKVLNDNFGIVQGFMTTVHAYTNDQSLMDQPHKKGILSRRGRAAAASIIPSSTGAAAAIGLVLPELKGKLDGTALRVPTVTGSIVDLTVELSRAVTLEEVDAAFKAAANETLAYMADPIVSADVIGTSFGSLYDAHTTQILKTNPKFVKIMTWYDNEMSYTSQLVRTMTKLASLIK from the coding sequence ATGGCTATTAAAGTAGCAATTAATGGATTTGGTCGTATCGGAAGATTAGCTTTCCGTTTAATGTCAGATAACCCTGCATTTGATATCGTTGCAATCAATGACTTATCAGACGCAGAAACTTTAGCATACTTATTAAAGTATGACACTGCACAAGGTCAATTCAAAGGACATGAAGTTTCATTTGAAGGAGATAAATTAATCGTTGATGGTAAAGCTATCACTATTTATGCTCAAAAAGACCCAGCAACTTTACCTTGGGGACAATTAGGTATCGATGTAGTGTTAGAATCAACAGGTTTATTCACTTCAGCTGATAAAGCTGGTGCACACATCCAAGCAGGTGCTAAGAAAGTTGTTATCTCAGCTCCAGCTACAGGTGAAGGCATCAAGACTATCGTTTACAACGTAAATGATAACATCTTAGATGGTTCAGAAACTATCGTATCAGGTGCTTCATGTACAACTAACGCTTTAGCTCCAGTTGCTAAAGTATTAAACGACAACTTCGGTATCGTTCAAGGTTTCATGACTACAGTTCATGCTTACACTAATGACCAATCATTAATGGACCAACCACATAAGAAAGGTATCTTATCACGTCGTGGACGTGCTGCTGCTGCATCAATCATCCCATCTTCAACAGGGGCTGCTGCTGCAATCGGATTAGTATTACCTGAATTAAAAGGTAAATTAGATGGAACTGCTTTACGTGTTCCAACAGTTACTGGTTCAATCGTTGACTTAACAGTTGAATTATCAAGAGCTGTAACATTAGAAGAAGTAGATGCTGCTTTCAAAGCTGCTGCTAACGAAACATTAGCTTACATGGCTGATCCAATCGTTTCTGCTGACGTTATCGGTACAAGCTTCGGTTCATTATACGATGCTCACACAACTCAAATCTTAAAGACAAATCCTAAATTTGTTAAGATTATGACTTGGTATGACAATGAAATGTCATATACTTCACAACTTGTTAGAACAATGACTAAATTAGCTTCATTAATCAAATAA
- a CDS encoding diacylglycerol/lipid kinase family protein, producing MRTILYNPLSSKGKNIKLAQKLAKKYTKQGLKVETIDLLTITNVKVFLDGFNEEDEIIILGGDGTLHRIVNEIEGLEIRPKVYLYKAGTGNDFIRTVPVKNHLADIKPYIKDLPTLYIGEKRLKVINGAGVGLDGAVIFRVDKSKRERNKSNYFFNTVASFIKYQPVAAKITVDGKVYEEKKLWFASAMFAQYFGGGMKIAPTKSRDQKEIELVIVKNIPRFVLLLIFPSIYMNGAHRIFKRWVKFYRGKDIRVEMTKPSFLQADGECHYPVDGYQIKMEA from the coding sequence ATGAGAACTATTCTTTACAATCCTTTATCAAGTAAAGGGAAAAATATTAAATTAGCACAAAAACTAGCGAAAAAATATACTAAACAAGGTTTAAAAGTAGAAACAATTGACCTTTTAACCATTACAAATGTTAAAGTTTTTTTAGATGGCTTTAATGAAGAAGATGAAATCATCATCTTAGGTGGTGATGGCACACTTCATCGCATTGTAAATGAAATTGAAGGTTTAGAAATTAGACCTAAAGTTTATTTATATAAAGCAGGCACAGGTAATGATTTTATTAGAACTGTTCCTGTTAAAAATCACTTAGCAGATATCAAGCCATACATTAAAGATCTTCCAACGCTTTACATTGGAGAAAAACGCCTTAAAGTAATTAATGGTGCAGGTGTTGGTTTAGATGGTGCGGTTATATTCCGTGTGGATAAATCTAAACGTGAAAGAAATAAGTCAAACTATTTCTTTAATACAGTAGCTTCATTTATTAAATATCAACCAGTTGCGGCTAAGATTACTGTTGATGGTAAGGTTTATGAAGAAAAGAAGTTGTGGTTTGCAAGTGCTATGTTTGCTCAGTATTTTGGAGGCGGCATGAAGATTGCCCCTACAAAGTCACGTGATCAAAAAGAAATCGAATTAGTGATTGTTAAAAATATACCAAGATTTGTGTTACTGTTAATATTCCCAAGTATTTATATGAATGGTGCACACCGTATCTTTAAACGCTGGGTAAAATTCTATCGTGGTAAAGATATTCGTGTTGAAATGACAAAACCTTCATTCTTACAGGCTGATGGTGAATGTCATTATCCAGTTGATGGTTATCAAATTAAAATGGAAGCATAA
- a CDS encoding LacI family DNA-binding transcriptional regulator: MSNATIYDVAGAAGVSLATVSRVLNSPEKVKEETRNRVLKVIKELGYRPNVIARGLASRKTTTVGVVISDITRASVAQMLGGISDIAAKYNYSIKLFTIHEDTDILDMLQNIVAEQVDGILYLNDELNERDVELIKRMFNESNIPFVFANVVTSNPIVPTVSIDYVKAGYEITKKMIEKGCKDIYLLSTARRYSVNDKKEEGYTKAMLEANLEPKIFRTSGDTSINKPHFETFFANVNVDGAIAVRDSIAVSFLNTAINNGKRVPENLKIAGFQNTKYAQLSRPALTSIDIPVYDIGAVSMRLLTKLMQTKGVENTRIVLPHHIIERESI, translated from the coding sequence ATGAGTAATGCTACTATTTATGATGTAGCTGGAGCTGCAGGTGTGTCACTTGCAACTGTGTCAAGAGTTTTAAACTCTCCAGAAAAAGTAAAAGAAGAAACAAGAAATCGAGTTTTAAAAGTAATTAAGGAATTAGGATATCGTCCGAACGTTATTGCGAGAGGATTAGCTAGCCGTAAAACAACTACCGTTGGGGTTGTTATTTCAGATATTACAAGAGCTTCTGTTGCACAAATGTTAGGTGGTATTTCTGATATTGCAGCTAAGTATAACTACTCAATTAAATTGTTCACTATCCATGAAGATACTGATATCTTAGATATGCTACAAAATATTGTTGCTGAACAAGTAGACGGTATTTTATATTTAAATGATGAATTAAATGAACGCGATGTTGAATTAATTAAACGTATGTTCAATGAATCAAACATTCCATTCGTATTTGCTAACGTTGTAACTTCAAATCCAATTGTACCAACTGTATCAATTGATTATGTAAAAGCAGGTTATGAAATTACGAAGAAGATGATTGAAAAAGGATGTAAAGATATTTATCTTTTATCAACTGCAAGAAGATATAGTGTAAATGATAAAAAAGAAGAAGGTTATACAAAGGCGATGCTAGAAGCTAACCTTGAACCAAAAATCTTTAGAACATCTGGTGATACATCAATTAATAAACCTCACTTTGAAACATTCTTCGCGAATGTCAATGTAGATGGTGCAATCGCAGTTCGTGACTCAATTGCTGTTTCATTCTTAAACACTGCAATAAACAATGGTAAACGTGTACCTGAAAACTTAAAGATTGCTGGATTCCAAAATACGAAGTATGCACAACTTTCACGTCCTGCATTGACTTCTATTGATATTCCAGTGTATGATATAGGTGCAGTTTCAATGAGACTGTTAACGAAGTTAATGCAAACTAAAGGTGTAGAAAATACAAGAATCGTATTACCTCACCATATCATTGAAAGAGAATCAATTTAA